In Armatimonadota bacterium, the sequence CTCGCCGGCGGCGACGGCGAACAACACGATCCCAAAGACCACGCCGAGGGCGGTCAAAAACGGCCGGTGCAGCGCGCCCTCGGCCGCCGGGGGACGGGTCGGCGCGGAATATCCCGCGGCTTCGATCGCTCGGCGCACGGCCGCCGGCGAGACGCGCGCCGGATCCAGCCGGACGACGGCCTTGCCCGCTCCCAAGAGGACGCGGACGGACTCGACGCCGGGCAGCTCCTCCACGGCCCGCCGGACGTGTGCGGCGCACTCGCCACAATCCATGCCCGACACGGGGATCTCGATCGTGTGGGTTCGCCCCACCCCTTGTCACCTCCGCGAGATGTGGCGCGGCGGGGTGTTTGCGGCGTAGCGCGTGCACTCATAGACGCCGCGGGCGACTTCGGCCAGCACCTCGTCGGCCGTCCGGAGTAGAGTCTCGACCCGGCGCTCGGCCAGCCGGTACCGGGTATGCCGGCCGCGGGGCTCCCGCACGACCAAACCGCAGTCACGCAGGCAGGCCAGGTGGTTCGATACGTTCGACTGACCCAGTCCGGTTAGACCGACGAGCTCGGTCACGGTCAGTGGCCCGGCGCGCAGCGCCTCGAGGATCGCCAGGCGCGACGGATCGGCAAACCCCCGAAACAACTTCGCCTTCAGGCCGACGGCCTGCGGCTGGGCGATCATGAGCATGACCTGACTCCTTATATTATTAGATCTAAATGTAATGATATTACATGACATGCTTGCAGTCCACACCCGCCCACCGCCCTCGCCAAGCATGTGCGGGCAGCGTCGGGAGCGTCCCCACGCGCCGGTAGAGTCTCGGCGGGTATCAGGAGGATCGGCGCGGCGGTGACGACGGGTACCGCTGGGGGCCTTAATGTGCCTCGCCCCTTGGGAATGACGGACTGCGCAGCGTGACCCCGCAGGGGGAGGAGCAGAAACGGCGATCGTCCACACGGTGGACGCGGCGGGTCTAGGCCCTGGCCGTCCCCTTGATCTCCAGGTACTTGTTGATGACGGCGATCGAGAGCGCCTCCGGCGGGCGGTCGACGACCGGGATGCCGCGAGAGTGGAGTAAGGCCACCGCGCGGTCGCGCTGCCGCAGCGCGGAGGCCGCTAGGGCCTTCTCGTACGCCTCGACTGCATCCTTGGGCAGGCGGTGCCCGAGGGCGACCATCGGCGGATCTTGCACCATGACGCAGACCACCTGGTGGCGCGCAGCCAGACGCACGAGCGGCCGCAGGATCGTCTGCGAAGCCTCGGGGTCGATCAGTTCGGTGAAGACCACGACCAGCGAGCGCTGGCGGTTTCGGACCCACAGGTCTGTCAGCGCGTGCTCGTAGTCCGGCTCGACGCGTTCGGGTTGCAGGTCGTAGATCGCTCGTAGGATGCGACCCACCTGGGAGCGCCCCCTGCGGGGCGGAACGTAGATGGCCCGGCGGGGCCCGAACGCGAGCAGGCCCACCTTGTCGCCGTTGTCGGCGGCGACCTGCCCGACGAGGACCGCCGCATTGATCACCAGGTCCAGCTTGCGCACGTCGCCGATCCACGACGCCATCAGCCTCCCGGTCTCCAGGACCAGGATCACGTTGCGGCTGCGCTCGATGTCGTACTCGTTGGTCATGGGCCGCCCGCGCCGCGCGGTCGCCTTCCAGTTGATGCGGCGCACGTCGTCCCCGGCGACGTACTCGCGCACCGACTCGAACTCGGTGCCGGTGCCGAAACGGCGCGCGGCGCGCAATCCGATCTCTGCCAGCCGGTTCCGGCGGCTGAGCAGTTCGTACTTACGCAGCTCCCACAGGTTGGGGTAGACGCGCACGGACCGGGAGGCTGACACACGGCCGGTCTTCTGTAGGAGTCCGAGCGTGCCCCACAACCGGAAGTGGATGTCGCCGAAGCGGTATGCGCCCCTGCGCCTGGGTCGAACGGTGTAGGCGACCTCCCCGCTGGTCCCGGGCGCCAGGTGCAACGTCGGCTGCGTCGCCGATGCCTCGAACTCGTGCGGGAATTCGTCGCGCACCACCAGGCGGACGGGCCTGCTGGCGCGGTTCGTTGCGGTCAGCACGACGCGGTTGGCCGCGCCGTTGGACAGCACCGACGGCACGGTGCGCCGCACTGCGACCTGCTGGGGCCGGGGCGGCAGGAGCGCGTCGACGATCACGAGTAGGGCGAGGGCGGTGTTGTAGGCGGCCAGCACGCCGATCCCCGTCCCCTCGGGCGCGATCCACACGGCCGCGGCACCCGCGGCGGCGAGGGCCACCAGACGGGCAGAGGGGATCATCCGGCTCCCTCACGCATCCGTCGTCGACGTCGGGGGATGGCACGCACCGCTATCGGGGAACGGGCACGGCCTCGACGACCTCCCGGATGGCCATGTCGGGTGTTATGCCCTCGATCTCCGACTCGGGGCGGAGCAGGATCCTGTGGCGCAGCACCGGGTAGGCCAGCTGCTTGACGTCGTCGGGGATCACGAAGTCCCTGCCCCGTAGGGCTGCCAGCGCCTTGCTGCAGACGAGCAGGTTGGCTGCCGCGCGCGGGCTCGCCCCCAACAGGATCGTCGGCGAAGTCCGCGTGCGGGCGGCGATCTGCCCGACGTAGGCGATCAGCTGGGGCGCAACCGTCACCTCCTGAACCGCGCCCTGCAGTTCGGCGATCGCGGCTCGCGGCAGCACCGGGCGAAGCGAGGACTCGACGATCCGGTGCGGGTCGAAGCCGGCGTGAAAGCGGTTGAGGATCTCCACCTCCTCGTCGGGGTCGGGGTAGGGGACGACGACCTTGAGCAGGAAGCGGTCCAGCTGCGCCTCCGGCAGGGGGTAGGTCCCCTCGTACTCGACCGGGTTCTGCGTGGCCAGCACCATGAAGGGTTCCGGCAGCGCGTGGCGCCGGCCGTCGATCGTGACCTGCCGCTCCTCCATCGCCTCCAGCAGGGCCGACTGCGTCTTGGGCGGCGTGCGGTTGATCTCGTCCGCCAGCAGGACGTTCGTGAAGACGGGTCCGCGGCGGAGGTGGAACGTGCCCTCCGTGACGGAGAACACGCTCGTGCCCACGACGTCGGCGGGCATGAGATCGGGCGTGAGCTGGATCCGGGCGAACTCGCAGTCCAGCGTCCGGGCAAGTGCTTTGGCGAGCAGGGTCTTGGCGACGCCCGGTACGCCCTCCAACAACACGTGCCCGCGGCTGAGCAGCGCCACGAGGAGCAGGTCAACCACCTCGCGCTGTCCGACCACCGCCTTGGCGAGTTCGTCGGCGATGCGACGTGCCGTCTGTGCGATGCGCTCGAACATTCCGGACTCCACGATAGGTCGTCAGCGGTTCTCCGTCAGTGTTCGCGGCTTCGTGCTCTGGGATCTCCGGACGTAGGGTACCGCGCCCTCTCCCAGGATCTGCCTGCGCAGCTTCTCTAGGGTGGCTGCGAACTCCACGAGGTCGGCGTCGGACCGCACCCCGGCTTCCAGCACCTGCAGCGCGCGGCGGAACCCCCCTCGGTCGCGTTCGGACAGGCGGGACGCGATGACCTCGGGTCCGGATGCGGCGCTCAGCCCGAGTCTGGGCGCCACCTCCCGGCGCCAGTGGTCCCACAGCGCAGTGGCGGCGGCACGGCGCGCTCCGGCACGGCGATACAGGCTGGCCATGGAGTGCACGTACTCGACCGCGTAGCGGGTGCGCTCCGGCTCAGGCAGCGGCACCGGAGGCCCCAGGTGGGACCCGGCCGACAGTGCGAGCAGCGCGGCCGCGAGGGCGACCTGCACCAGGCCCCAACCCACGTTGCCTCCGAGCAGGCGCGACCAAGGGCTGCGCGGCTGGCCTCCGAAGCCGTGGACCACCTCGTCGAACGCGACCGCTCGCCCGTCTGCGTAACGGAAGAGCAGGTTGGCGGCCAGGACTGCGTTGTCTTCGGCGGCCAGGTGGCGGTTGGTGAACAGGTGGCTGTCGGCGATCACAACGACCCGGCCGGCCCCCAGACGGTGCTCGGTGATCAGCGGACCCGCTGAATCGGCCAGCAGCACCGTCCCCGGCCGCCCGCGCACGCCCGTGGTGACCCAGACCCGGCGCACGTCGCGCGCCACGTCGGGTGTGCCCCACACCTGGCGGACACGACCGGCCGGCGGTGCCAGCGCAGCCGCCCGCCGGTTGGAGGGTTCGCCGAGGAAGGGCGCCTGGTCGGGGTGTCCCTGGTAGATCAGCGTCCCACCGCTGCGCACCCAACGCGCGATCGCCGGATCACGCGAGGGGACGGTCGCCGGCGTCGTCCACAGTACGGCGATGCGCGGCGCGAGCTCGTCGTAGGGATCGCGCCAGGCGAACGCGCGGATGCCCATGCGCTGGGCCAGCAACAGCACAGCGCGCATACCGCTTTCGGTGCTGTTGAACGTGCTGAAGGGTACAGGCGCCTGCACGGGCGGGCGCTGCTGCACGATGCGGGCGTTCAGCCACCACAGGGCGGCCAGGGCTCCTGCCACCAGGAGCATCTGCGCGATCCCGATCTTCTGACGTATGGTCATGCCGCAGCCTGTGCACGTTCGACCGCGTCGCACAACCGGTCCGCCTGCGCGTACGTCTCCGGCCCGGCCTGCGCCATGCCGTACCACACACGCTCGAACACCGTCGTCGCCTCCCACAGCGGCGCGCCGACCGGTTCTGTCCGCAACACCGCCACCGCCTCCCAGTTCGTCCGCGCCGGACAGGGCGGCAGCGCACCTCGTCGCTCCAGTTCCGCCAGCATGGCGCGGTAGCGCGCCCGTACGGCGTCCCGGTAACGTCCCGCCGCAGCGAGCGCCGCCGCGGCGGCCCGGGCGACCTCCGGGTCACCGTCCTCGGTTTCAGGTTGGGGCGAGGTATGCGCCGCGCGCGACCTGTGGGCCATCCGAATGTGCGTGCGGCGGAGCAGCAATGCGACGGCGACCACCGAGAGCAACGCGACCACCACCGCCGCCGCGCCGCCGGCGGACAGCCCGCCGGTGGGCAAGACGATCGTGTCCCACCACCGCGCGACCTGCTCGAGCAGCTGCTGCCACAGACTCTGGACCGGGTCGGGCCGCAGCCCCTCCACTGCTTCGGCGGCCCAGCGCCGGATCTGGTCCGCAGCGGGGCGCGCCGCAGCCGCCACCGCGATCACCCTGCCACCTCGGGCGCCCCCCGCCGCAGGTCCCGCGCGAGGATCTGCAGATCCAAGCCTTCCTTGCGCACGCGCAGGTCGTAGTACAGCAGTGTCATCCCCGCCATCCGCATGGGCTCCAGCACGACGCCGATCAGCGCGTACAGCAGCTGTCCTGCCCCGGCGACGTCCTCCGTCCGCACGCCCACTGCGGCGAACCGCAGCGCCAGCGTGCCCACGGCGACGGCTGCGACCTGTACGACGGAGATCAGCAGCGACAGCAGCAGCAGGATGGCGAACGCCTTCCAGCCGAAACCCGCGGTCAGCCGCCAGGACCGCTGCAGGGATGCCACCGCACCCAGACGTTCGACGACGACCGCCTGCGGAAACAGTTGCCAGCGCACGTAGATCAGCACGATCGCCACCAGCGCGGCCGCGGCCGCCAGCGCGGCGATCGCGACGGCGCCCGGCAGAAAGCCGGGTACGAGCGCACCGGCCGCCATCGGCGCGACGAACAGCAGCACGGTCGTGCCGAGGATCGCGCTCACCGACAGCACGAGCAAAAAGACGACCGCCAGCAGCGTGGTGGCGTGTCCCAGCATCCGGCGCAGGGCGTCGCCGACCCGCACGGTGCGGCCGAGCACGTGTTCGCTGGCGGCGTAGGCGAGCATCCCGGACCCGAGCGGGTAGGCGGTGAAGAAGAACAACAGGGACGACAACCCGCCCGCTTGCGATGCGATCTCCGGCAGGTTCACGCGCGGTGACAGGGTGCCGACCAACAGGTAGACGAGGACGTAAAACGGCAGGTAGACGGCCGCGGTCATCAACACGAACGGGACAAAATTGTCACGATACAGACGCACCGCACCGTCGAGGATCTCTCCGATCCGCAGCGGCCGCAGATGCATTCATCACCTCTTCACGGGGGATGTTCAACAGTAGTGATATCGCCTCGGGCAGAGTGGGCATCTCGCCCGGGCCCGTGAGATGATGCAATTGTGTGAGGTGGATGGATCCCATGTCTACGACACCGTACCGAGTCTACACACCGCCGCCGCCGGAGGCACCGCCCCCGCCCCCTCCGCCCAGGCGCGGGATGGGATCGGGGACCGTCGTCCTGATCGTGCTGCTGTCCCTCGTCGGGGGTGCCCTCGGTGGCTACTTCGCCCCCCGGGCGCTCCCGCAGGCCCCACCGCAGTGGTCGCCCGGTCAACCCGCCTCGCCTGTGACGCCCGGCGCCGGTGTTACGCGCGTCGAGCGCGAGGAGTCGGTCGTCATCCGGGTGGTCGAGCAGGTGCGGCCCGCGGTGGTGAACATCCGAACCGTGGCGGTCACGCCCGACTTCTTCGGCCAGCTCTTCCCGCGGCAGGGTGCCGGCTCCGGCGTCATCGTCAGCCCGGACGGCTACATCCTCACGAACGACCACGTCGTCCGCGGCGCGCGGGAGATCAAGGTCACGCTGCTCAACGGCCGGACGCTCGACGGGCGGATCGTGGGGACCGATCCCCTGTCCGACCTCGCCGTGCTCAAAGTCGACAGCCAGGACAGGCTGCCGGCCGCCGAGCTGGGCGATTCGCAGGCCCTCAAGGTTGGCCAGATGGCCATCGCCATCGGCAACCCGTTCGGTCTGGGCAGCACGGTGACGGTCGGCGTGGTCAGCGCCCTGAACCGCACGATCCGCGACCCCGCCAGCGGGGTCTCGCTGGACAACCTGATCCAGACGGACGCGCCCATCAACCCCGGCAACAGCGGAGGTCCGCTGGTCAACAGCGCCGGCCAGGTGATCGGCATCAACACCGCGATCATCCCGCAGGCGCAGGGGATCGGCTTTGCGATCCCTTCGTCGGTCGCCCGCACGATCATGGATCAGCTGATCCGCACCGGAACGGTGCAGCGCCCGTTTTTCGGCATCGCCTACATCGAGATCACCCCCGAGGTCGCCTCCGCTTACGGGCTCGCCGCAGACCACGGCGTGCTCGTGCAGCAGGTCGTGCCCGGCAGTGGGGCGGAGCGGGCCGGCATCCGTCCGCTGGACATCCTCGTGGAACTGGACGGACGGAAGATCGAGCGCGGTGCCGACTTCCAGGGAGAGATCTTCAACCGCAAGGTGGGCGACACCGTCCGGGTCACCGTCCTGCGCGGTGGGCAGCGCCTGTCGCTCGACGTGACGCTCGGCCAGCGGCCGCCCCAGTGAGGGGACGCGCCATCGAGGGTCGGCGGCCCGCCGTCTGCGGCTACAGGAGCCGGATCGCCCCGATCCGCTCGCGGTCGGTCACGTAGACGCTGTCCACGAAGCGGATCTCGCCGCTGGCCGCAGTCATGACCAGCGTGTGGGTGCGCATGCCGCCGGCGAAGTACAGGACGCCCTTGAACAGGTCGCCGTCGGTGATCCCGGTGCACGAGAAGATCACGTTGCGCCCGGGGACCAGGTCCTCGGTGAAAAAGACCCGATCGGGGTCGGAGATCCCCATGCAGCGCACCCGCTCGCGCTCTTCGTCGCTGCGGAACCAGAAGCGGCCCTGGATCTCCCCACCCAGGCAGCGCAGGGCCGCCGCCGCCAGCACGCCTTCGGGCGCACCGCCCACTCCCATGACAGCGTGCACGCCGGTGCCCGAGACAGCCGCCGCGATCGCGGCCGAGACGTCTCCGTCGGAGATCAACCGGATCCGCGCACCGGCGTCCCGTACCTGCTGGATCAGCTCGGCGTGCCGCGGCCGATCGAGGATCACGACCGTGATGTCGTGGACCGAGCGACGCAACGACGAGGCGATCGTGTTCAGGTTCCGCGCGACCGGCCAACGGAGGTCCACGCGGCCTGCGGAGGACGGGCCGACGATGAGTTTCTCCATGTAGATGTCGGGCGCGTACAGGATCCCGCCCCGCTCGCTGACGGCGATGACGGAGATCGCGTTGGGCAGCCCCTTGGCCACCAGGTTCGTCCCTTCGAGGGGGTCGACTGCGATGTCGACCTCGGAACCGTTGCCCGCGCCGACCTCCTCGCCGATGTAGAGCATGGGCGCCTCGTCGCGCTCGCCCTCACCGATCACGATGCGCCCGCGGATGTCCAGCTCGGACATCGCCGACCGCATCGCCTGCACCGCGGCCGCGTCGGCGGCCTCGTTGTCACCCTTGCCCATCAACCGGGCGGCCGCCAGCGCTGCGGCCTCGGTAACCTTTACGAAGTCGAGCATCAATGCCCTTTCCATGAGGCGCCCCCCTGACCGTCAGCGGTCCTCTTTGGTATTCGACGGAGCGCGGTGGCTTCCCGCCGGGCCGGTGGCTACATCATCTCCGGTGCAGGGACTCCGAGCAGGTCCAGTCCGGTGCGCAGGACGTCGCGCACCTGACGGGTGAGAGCGAGGCGCGCGCCGCGCAACCCGGGCGGCGCGTGGATCACCGAGGTGGCCGAGCTCCCGTCGGGGTTGCGGGCGTTGTAGTAGGCGTTCCAGGCGGCGCTGAGGTCGAGCAGATACTGGGCGAGGATGTGCGGCGTGCGTTCTGCGGCCGACGAGAGCACCGCTTCGGGGAACCCCAGCAACGCCTTCGCCAGCCCGACTTCGTACGACGTCACGAGGTCGTAGTCGGGGGCTTCTGTCGACAGCCCCGCGTCGGCGGCCTTTCGGAGGATCGAGTCGGCGCGGGCATGCGCGTACTGCACGTACGGCCCGGAGTCACCGTCGAACGACAGCGCCTGCTCCCAACGGAAGTCGATCTGCCGTCGTGGCTCCGTCTTGACCATCGCAAACCGCAGCGCACCGATGCCGACTGTCTCGGCCACGCCGTCGGGGTCGGGATGGTCAGGGTTTTTCTCGGCAACCACGGTTCGAGCCCGTCGGACCGCCTCCGCGACGAGGTCGTCGACCGAGATCGTATGCCCCCGTCGACCGGAGATGCGCCTGCCCTCCAGCGTCACCGTCTCGTAGGCGAGGTGGTGGGCGCGCTGGGCCAGATCGGGACGGCCGGCCACCGCGAGCGCGGTGCGGACGACGAGCTGCGGATAGCTCTGGGTCACGTCGATGACGTTGATCGTCTCGTCGCAGCCGCCGAACGGCATGTCCGGCTTGCCCTCGGGCACCGTCGTGTACAGCGGCCTTCCCGACGGCTGCGTGTCGAACCGCGCGTAGGCCAAGCCTCCCAGCAACCCCATCTTCCAAAACTGGAACGCGATGTCCTTGGCCGGATACGTTGCGGTCCCGTCGGACCTCAGCAGTACGAGGTAGGGGTCTTCCAGCCCTGCCACGAACGGGGAGGTGTCCATCACCAGCGCGCCGGCGTACTTGCCCTCGGTGGGCCGGAAGACGTGCGGGTTGCGTTCCAGCAGGGCGATCGCCTGGTGCAGGAGCCCGCTGCGGACGATGTCGGACTCCCACACGAGCAGGTCGTACTCGGCGCCCAGGCGCCATATCGTCTGCAGTTGCGCCCGGAGGATCCGCTCGACCTCCCCGCGCAGTTCACCCGACTCCAGACGGTGGATCGTCTGGCGGATCCCCGGTTCCAGCTCGGCGAGGCGTGCTGCGTCCTCCATGTCGCGGTGCAACCGGACGTAGGCTTCGCCCACCCAGTGGTCGTACTTGCGGGTCCCGTCGTGGCGCAGTCCGTAGTGGCGGACGGCGAACAGCGACTCGGCGACCTGCCGACCGGTGTCGTCGATATAGTTCGTGACCTCGACGCGGTGGCCGGCGTAGGCCAGGATGCGGGCGATCGCGTCACCCAGCGCCACGTTGCGCAGGTGGCCCACATGCAGCTCCTTGTTAGGGTTGACCGAGGAGTGCTCGACCATGACCTTGCCGGGCCGGTGCGGGAATGGCTCCAGCGGTCGCGCTGCGGCTTGCGTGAGGTGGCCGGGTTCGAACGTGAAGTTCAGGTAGCCCCCGGCGGCCTCGACGCGGCGCACGCCGTGCGGGGGCTCGATCGCGGAGGCGAGTTCGGCCGCGATCTGTGCCGGTGGTCGGCGCAGCATCCTGGCGAGGGTGAAAGCGACCGGCGTGCCGTAGTCTCCGGGTCGCTCGGGGGGTGTGGGCTGGAGTCGGATCTCGACGGACGCATCCGCGCCGATCGCCGCGACCGCACGCCGGATCGCTTGTCGGAGGTCGGCCTGCACGTCGTGCATACCCAGGATCGTAGCAGACGGGACGGCCGCGCCGTACCGAGACAGTGCCCGCCGGGGTGGGGATGTTATAATGCGACCGTGGCGATGGCCCGCGAGTTTTTGGACAAGGTCGTCCGGTCGGTCAAGGAGGGGGCGACCTCGGTGGCGCGCGAGTCGGAGAGGCTCGCGCGCATGGCGCGCGTGCGGCTGGAGATCGGAAACCTGCAGGCCAAGCTGAACAGCCACTATGAAGAGATCGGCCGTCTGGTGCACGCGCGGTTCCGGTCTGGGTCGCTCGCCGATCCCGATCTCGCCGGGCTGTGCGCGCAGGCCGAGGACGTCGACCGGCAGATCCAGCGCCTTGAGCACGAACTCGGAGAGCTCCGGGCTTCGGAGGGCAAGCCCGAGGCGCAGGCTGCCGACGCTGCAACCGAGTCGCGCGAGGACTGACCGCTCGCGGCCCGCTCGATCCCCCAGTCGCGACGTTTCGAAACCCAGGAGGACCGTGGAAGCGATGAAGCGTCTTGCCGTTCGCACGCTAGTAGCCCTGCTGGTCACCGCGCTCGCGGGAGCAGCGGTGGCTGCACAGATCTACACCGACGTCGCCGGCCGGCCTGAGCAGCGGATGCTCGAGAAACTGGCGGCCCGGGGTGTCTTCGAGATCCCCCAGGACCGACGGTTCCGCCCTGACGACAAGATCAACCGGCTGGACTTCGTCCTGGCGCTGGGCCGTGCGGTGGGCCTGCGGGAAGGTGGAGGCACGCTGCCGGAGTACCGGGACCTGAACGAGATCCCCGCGGCGGCCCGCGGGATGCTGGCGGCGCTCGTCCATTCCGGGACGGTGAACCAGACCACCGCGGTGCGGCGCACGCAGGAGATCGAGGTCATCATGGAGACCGACAAGGGTACCTATGGCCCGGGAGAGAACATCCGCCTGCGGCTGTGGGTGCGCAACACGTCGGGCCGGGCGGTCGAGCTGGAGTTTCCGACCTCGCAGCAGTTCGACTTCATCATCCGCAACCAGGCCGGCGCGGAGGTCGCCCGCTGGTCGCTGGGCCAGCAGTTCACGACGCAGGGGTTGCGGCTGACGGTGCAGCCCAACCAGCGGGTCCTAGTGGGCGAGACAGCGGGGTGGCGGCAGCTGGATCAGAACGACCGGCCCGTCCCACCCGGACGCTACGAGATCATCGGCGTGGTGACCTCCCGGCCCCAGCTCGCGCCGGTGACGATCTTCTACACGAAGGGGTTCGTTTCTGCATTTCCGGACAACACCTTCCGTCCGCGCGCCGACATCTCGCGCGCTGAGGTCGCCGAGTACGCGATCCGGGCTTCGGGGCTGGAGCAGGAGGCGATGGCCAAGCGCGGCAGCACCATCCAGGCCGCCGACGCCGCCGACGTGAAGGCCGAGCACCGGGGCTACGTGGCTTTGGGGATCGAGCGCAGGATGCTGGCGCTGGCCAACAACCGGGTGCGGCCCAACGAGCCGGCCACGCGCCTGGACGCCGCGGTCGCCCTCGACGTCGTGATGGAGGTGCTGGGCCGCTACAACTTCATCAAGGGACGGCTGCGCGCCATCCAGCCCGGCAACCCGGCCATCCTGTCGATCTCCGAGGGGGCCACCATCCGCAACTTTCGACTCTCGCCGGTCCTCGCCGTCTATCGCAACGACCGGCCGGCGCAGCTGGGCGACTTGAAACCGAACGACGAATTGGCGATGCTGGTGCAGGGAGACGTCGGGGACGTGACGTATATCGAGGCGAAGGGTCCGTAGGCGATGAAGTTCTTCCTGGACACCGCCAACGTCGAACAGGTCCGCACGGCGGCCTCGTGGGGCATCCTGGACGGTGTGACGACCAACCCCACGCTCGTCGCCCGGGAAGGGCGGGAGCACAGGGCTTTGATCCAGGAGATCGCGCGCTACGTGCGGGGGCCGATCAGCGTGGAAACCACGAGCCTCGACGCCGAGGGCATGGTCCGGGAGGCAGAGGAGTTCGTGGGCTGGGTGGACAACGTGGTGGTCAAGGTCCCCATGACCCCGGAGGGGTTGCGGGCGGTCGTGGCGCTGCGTGACCGCAACATCCGCACCAATGTGACCCTGGTGTTCACGCCGATGCAGGCGTTGCTGGCGGCCAAGGCGGGTGCGTACTTCGTGAGCCCGTTCGTGGGCCGCCTGGACGACATCGGCCACGTCGGCATGGACGTCGTGCGCGACGCGGTCGAGATCCTCCAGTCGTACGGTTACGACACGCAGGTGCTGGCCGCCAGCCTGCGCAGTCCCCTGCACGTGCTGGAGGCAGCCCGAGCCGGCGCCGACATCGCGACGATGCCGTTCGCCACGCTGGAGTCGCTGTTCCGACACCCCCTGACTGACCAGGGGATCGAGCGGTTCTTGGCGGATTGGCGCAGACTGCAGGCGGAGCTGGAAGACCGCCGCGCGAAGGTCGGCAGCTAACCTCCGACGGAGTTTCGCCGCAGGCGATCCCGAACACTCGCATCGAGAAGGACACCGACCGGGCGGGATGGCTCCGCGCCGGGTCGCCGCCTACGGAGGTGGGGTCAACTTGGCACTGGCAGAGCTGGAAGCCAAGAACCTGAGTGAACTGCAGGAGATGGCGAAGGAGCTCAACATCGCCAACTTCCGGCGGTACCGCAAACAGGAACTGGTGATGCGCATCCTCCAGGCGCAGACCGAGCAGTCGGGGCTGATGTTCCGCTCCGGCATCCTCGAGATCATGTCGGAGGGCTACGGCTTCCTGCGCGCTGCCGGATACCTGCCCGGCTCGGAGGACATCTACGTCTCACCGTCGCAGATCAAGCGGTTCGGGCTGCGCGTGGGGGATGAGGTGTTGGGCCAGGTACGGCCGCCCAAGGACAACGAGAAGTACTACGCGCTGCTGCGTGTCGAGGCGGTGAACGGCCTCGATCCCGAGCAGGCCCGAAACCGCCCCAACTTCGAGAGCCTCACCCCGGTTTTCCCCTACGAGCGGTTCAAGCTGGAATCCAACGGCGACCTGACCACGCGGATC encodes:
- a CDS encoding arginine--tRNA ligase, with amino-acid sequence MHDVQADLRQAIRRAVAAIGADASVEIRLQPTPPERPGDYGTPVAFTLARMLRRPPAQIAAELASAIEPPHGVRRVEAAGGYLNFTFEPGHLTQAAARPLEPFPHRPGKVMVEHSSVNPNKELHVGHLRNVALGDAIARILAYAGHRVEVTNYIDDTGRQVAESLFAVRHYGLRHDGTRKYDHWVGEAYVRLHRDMEDAARLAELEPGIRQTIHRLESGELRGEVERILRAQLQTIWRLGAEYDLLVWESDIVRSGLLHQAIALLERNPHVFRPTEGKYAGALVMDTSPFVAGLEDPYLVLLRSDGTATYPAKDIAFQFWKMGLLGGLAYARFDTQPSGRPLYTTVPEGKPDMPFGGCDETINVIDVTQSYPQLVVRTALAVAGRPDLAQRAHHLAYETVTLEGRRISGRRGHTISVDDLVAEAVRRARTVVAEKNPDHPDPDGVAETVGIGALRFAMVKTEPRRQIDFRWEQALSFDGDSGPYVQYAHARADSILRKAADAGLSTEAPDYDLVTSYEVGLAKALLGFPEAVLSSAAERTPHILAQYLLDLSAAWNAYYNARNPDGSSATSVIHAPPGLRGARLALTRQVRDVLRTGLDLLGVPAPEMM
- a CDS encoding BsuPI-related putative proteinase inhibitor, whose amino-acid sequence is MKRLAVRTLVALLVTALAGAAVAAQIYTDVAGRPEQRMLEKLAARGVFEIPQDRRFRPDDKINRLDFVLALGRAVGLREGGGTLPEYRDLNEIPAAARGMLAALVHSGTVNQTTAVRRTQEIEVIMETDKGTYGPGENIRLRLWVRNTSGRAVELEFPTSQQFDFIIRNQAGAEVARWSLGQQFTTQGLRLTVQPNQRVLVGETAGWRQLDQNDRPVPPGRYEIIGVVTSRPQLAPVTIFYTKGFVSAFPDNTFRPRADISRAEVAEYAIRASGLEQEAMAKRGSTIQAADAADVKAEHRGYVALGIERRMLALANNRVRPNEPATRLDAAVALDVVMEVLGRYNFIKGRLRAIQPGNPAILSISEGATIRNFRLSPVLAVYRNDRPAQLGDLKPNDELAMLVQGDVGDVTYIEAKGP
- the fsa gene encoding fructose-6-phosphate aldolase; protein product: MKFFLDTANVEQVRTAASWGILDGVTTNPTLVAREGREHRALIQEIARYVRGPISVETTSLDAEGMVREAEEFVGWVDNVVVKVPMTPEGLRAVVALRDRNIRTNVTLVFTPMQALLAAKAGAYFVSPFVGRLDDIGHVGMDVVRDAVEILQSYGYDTQVLAASLRSPLHVLEAARAGADIATMPFATLESLFRHPLTDQGIERFLADWRRLQAELEDRRAKVGS